Proteins co-encoded in one Vulpes vulpes isolate BD-2025 unplaced genomic scaffold, VulVul3 u000000899, whole genome shotgun sequence genomic window:
- the CFAP299 gene encoding cilia- and flagella-associated protein 299, translated as MSFYNWDSHIAVCNSTPNYQVIADNPEGLLFKYKRDRKILNVDPKTLPGDNSTRTPIQTELYIQAVIFDHISRRKT; from the exons cttttaCAACTGGGACAGTCATATTGCTGTTTGTAATTCAACTCCCAATTATCAAGTGATTGCTGATAATCCAGAAGGCTTacttttcaaatacaaaagagacagaaaaattctCAATGTGGACCCAAAG actTTACCAGGTGACAACTCTACTAGAACTCCTATCCAAACAGAACTCTACATTCAAGCTGTTATTTTTGACCACATTTCCAGAAGAAAGACTTAA